A genomic window from Punica granatum isolate Tunisia-2019 chromosome 2, ASM765513v2, whole genome shotgun sequence includes:
- the LOC116197017 gene encoding probable metal-nicotianamine transporter YSL6 — MGRPSLNGNSDSSHRQLLSSPLHIAAFLHSSTFPSPFILLLSLSAPVEMGTEISEPLLVDSEKVTVGAADGDPSPGEEVVPEWKDQITIRGLAVSALLGGLFCIITHKLNLTVGIIPSLNVAAGLLGFFFVKSWTGFVSKLGFSVKPFTRQENTVIQTCVVACYGLAFSGGFGSYLIAMDERTYQLIGPDYPGNRAEDVKNPGLGWMIGFLFVVSFLGLFSLVPLRKVMVMDYKLTYPSGTATAMLINSFHTNSGAELATKQVSCLGKYLSMSLFWSCFKWFFSGIGDSCGFDNFPSLGLTLYKNTFYFDFGPTYVGCGLICPHIVNCSVLFGAIISWGFLWPFISKHAGDWYPADLGSNDFKGLYGYKVFVAISLILGDGLYNLIKIIAITIKEMISKGSNSGNLPIIMESLDNETSKIVLEQRKRDHIFLKDRIPSWVAASGYVGLAAISTATIPVIFPPLKWYLVLSSYIFAPALAFCNSYGTGLTDWSLATTYGKIGLFIIASAVGSGGGVVAGLAACGVMMSIVSTAADLMQDFKTGYLTLSSAKSMFVSQLIGTAMGCVVAPLTFWLFWTAFDIGAPDGPYKAPYAVIFREMAILGVEGFSELPKHCLAICCGFFVFALAINLLRDVTPNKVSQFIPIPMAMAVPFYIGAYFAIDMFVGTVILFVWERINRKDAEDYAGAVASGLICGDGIWTIPSAVLSIFRINPPMCMYFGPSGR, encoded by the exons ATGGGCCGTCCATCACTCAACGGCAATTCAGACTCATCCCATCGTCagctcctctcctctcctctccacATCGCAGCTTTTCTTCACAGTTCCACCTTCCCTTCTCCCTTCATTCTTCTCCTATCGCTATCGGCGCCGGTCGAAATGGGGACGGAGATATCGGAGCCGTTGCTGGTGGACTCCGAGAAGGTCACGGTCGGAGCAGCGGACGGCGACCCTTCGCCGGGGGAGGAGGTGGTCCCGGAGTGGAAGGACCAGATCACGATCAGGGGTCTCGCCGTCAGCGCCCTGCTCGGGGGCCTCTTCTGCATCATCACCCACAAGCTTAATCTCACCGTCGGGATCATCCCCTCCCTCAATGTGGCAGCCGGGCTGCTTGGGTTCTTCTTTGTGAAGTCGTGGACGGGGTTCGTGTCCAAGCTAGGGTTCTCCGTCAAGCCGTTCACGAGGCAGGAGAACACCGTGATCCAGACCTGTGTTGTCGCCTGCTATGGCCTCGCTTTTAGCG GTGGCTTTGGCTCTTATTTGATTGCAATGGATGAAAGGACTTATCAACTGATCGGGCCTGATTATCCTGGTAACCGGGCTGAAGATGTCAAGAACCCGGGCTTGGGATGGATGATTGGTTTCCTGTTTGTTGTCAGCTTCTTGGGGCTTTTCAGTCTTGTTCCACTTCGGAAG GTTATGGTTATGGATTACAAGCTCACATATCCAAGTGGGACTGCAACCGCCATGTTGATTAACAGCTTTCACACCAACAGCGGAGCTGAGCTTGCCAC AAAACAAGTCAGTTGTCTTGGCAAATACTTGAGTATGAGCCTGTTTTGGAGCTGCTTCAAGTGGTTCTTCAGTGGTATTGGGGATTCATGTGGATTTGATAACTTTCCCAGCCTTGGCTTGACTCTATATAAGAACAC GTTTTACTTTGACTTCGGTCCTACATATGTTGGATGTGGTCTCATCTGCCCTCACATAGTCAATTGCTCTGTTCTTTTCGGGGCAATTATATCATGGGGCTTCCTCTGGCCTTTCATTTCAAAGCATGCTGGGGACTGGTATCCAGCTGATCTTGGCAGCAATGATTTTAAAGGTCTCTACGGATATAag GTCTTCGTTGCTATCTCACTCATTCTGGGAGACGGACTTTACAATCTAATCAAAATAATTGCCATAACTATCAAAGAAATGATCAGCAAAGGCAGCAATTCAGGCAACCTTCCTATTATCATGGAATCTTTGG ATAACGAGACTTCCAAGATTGTGTTGGAGCAAAGGAAAAGAGACCATATATTCCTGAAAGACCGGATCCCCTCGTGGGTTGCTGCTTCTGGATATGTGGGTCTCGCTGCAATCTCAACTGCAACAATTCCAGTCATCTTCCCTCCCCTCAAATGGTACCTTGTCCTATCTTCCTACATCTTCGCTCCTGCCCTGGCCTTCTGCAACTCCTATGGCACGGGACTCACTGACTGGAGCCTGGCCACAACTTATGGTAAGATTGGACTCTTTATAATTGCCTCTGCTGTGGGGTCCGGTGGCGGTGTAGTCGCAGGCCTAGCGGCTTGTGGGGtcatgatgtccatagtctCCACTGCTGCCGACCTCATGCAGGACTTCAAGACAGGCTACCTCACCCTTTCCTCTGCGAAGTCCATGTTTGTGAGCCAGCTCATTGGGACCGCCATGGGCTGTGTGGTGGCTCCTCTGACCTTCTGGCTCTTCTGGACTGCCTTCGACATCGGGGCCCCTGACGGGCCCTACAAGGCCCCTTATGCAGTAATCTTCCGCGAAATGGCGATCCTAGGCGTTGAGGGCTTCTCTGAGCTTCCCAAGCATTGCCTCGCTATATGCTGTGGGTTCTTCGTGTTCGCCCTCGCAATAAATCTCTTGAGGGACGTGACTCCTAATAAGGTCTCACAGTTTATTCCCATCCCGATGGCTATGGCTGTCCCATTCTACATCGGGGCCTACTTCGCTATCGATATGTTCGTGGGGACAGTGATTCTCTTCGTGTGGGAGAGGATCAACAGGAAGGATGCAGAGGACTATGCTGGGGCGGTGGCTTCGGGCTTGATCTGT